The genomic segment ATGTATTTTTGGCTATTCCGCTACAGGGGGATTTTATAAAAAATCCTCGGCTCAAAAAAGCGAGCCTTGCCGTTCTTGATATGTTTCTCAAAGAAGTATTGTACTGGTCAGAGGAGGGGGAGCCGGGGCGCGCAAACAGCGTACTTTCTGAAGCAACCGCTTTGTGGGAGGCAGTGAAAGAGCTTTGTGCGCCGGATGAGCTTGCCTGTTTTGATAATCAGATATCCAGTACGGTAGCAGCCAAATCGACCAGGGAAAGTTATCCTGAGCTGCTGGCATTTTTGAAAAATCCACACATCTCTGCGTTTCAAGTGAAAGATTTTTGGCCGCCACAGAAAGGTCGGCAGGAAGAAGCTGACAGGCTGCAGAAATTCCAGTCTGCATGGTATGCGCTTTCTTTTAACTCCGGGATTATTCAAAAGAGAGAAGAGGCAAGGGCGTTGTATCAAGCATGGTTGAAAGATTTAAGCAGCTGTGAGGTGAAAACCACCAGAGATTTATTAACCATAGCGTGGCTGGATCATTTTCACCGGTTTTTGGCCAGCATGCCTTTATCCGCCAGGCTTCAAGTGCACCCGGAAACGTTAAATACGGTTCAAGTGCCTGAGTTTTCACAGAAAATATCAGGCAAAGGTAAAGCCAGTGCCGTCACGCAATCCTCACGATTGAAGGCCATTGAGGAGTATAATCAAAAGAGTGCGGCTAAAAGTTTAGCGCCTAAACCTGCAAAACGCACAAGGGGGGTTGGAAAAAAGGGGAGAAAACCCGCGCCGCTTTTGGATGCGCATACCGCAGCATCCAGTAGCATACCAGCCATTGTTGTAAATGCATTACAAGCGTCTGTTGACAATAACCATGCACGAAACGATTTTGGCACATCAACAGCAGTTGCTTCCACCGCCGACAATGCTGAATCTTCAAATGTTCCGTTCATCCATTTGCCGGCAGGGTACCAAAATCCTCCCTTTGTTCAGCATATTCTCGAAACGATAGAAAAAAAGGGATACCAGGCATACATTATCGGAGGATTTGTTCGGGATACTTTGCTCGGATTGACGCCAAATGATGCTGATTTGCTGACCGACTGCCCGCCAGCCATCCTGCAGACTCTGTTCACAGAGATACAAAAGAGCAAATATTGTACTGACGCAGAGGTTTTCCATCTGACAAATCCTGAAGACAGTTCACTGGTAATCGATATAACCTGTGGTCAGGGCGATACGCCGGAGAAGTTATTATCCAACGGCGATTTTACTGTCAATGCCTTTGCTGTGAACGCACAATGCAAGTTGCTCATACCTTTTCCTGAGAGCGTTACTGATTTAAGGAACCGGGTGCTGCGCACCATTATCCCGTTTGATGCATCCATCAAAAAAGACCCTGCTCGACTGCTGCGTTTAATAAGGCTTTGCAATCAACTTCGATGGGAACTGGACTCTGAAACCGTTGAGGCGATACACCGTGTGCGTCATAACCTGTCTTCACTCTCCTTGATGACACTCGTAAAACAAATACGCAAGTGTTTTCCAATAAACGCTGATATTGCCCTTGCCAATCTGGAGTCTTTTCTCAAGTGTGACTTGTTTCCCGCCATTTTTAGCGAAAAACCGGTCGTGACGCCTGCTTCACCAGCGTTAACTGATTTTATCAAAAGGGCGTTTTTGGTCATTCTGGCTGGTGATGAATTTGAACGGATGGAAGATTTGCTTGCAGTGGCTTCCTTAACACTAATGGCCCCGAAAAAGGAGATAATGGCTACGATTGACACATGGCTCAAGCGGATCGTTCCCGAACAAGACCAAAGGAAGGCGGTGCTTTTGAAGTCCTGGCTGCCGATAAAAGTAGCGAAATATCATGCTTTATCGCCAATTAAAATGTTTAACCCAGGGGCTTGTGAATTTGATCCGGTTAAAGCGCTTGAAACGCGACAAACCGCATCAATGATTGTTGCTGCTCAAGACTATTATACTGATATAGGCGCGGATTTTTGGACGAAAAAAAGGTATTTTTAAGAGCTATTCTTCTATTATAAGAGGAGAATAGGATGACCAAAAAGCGAAATTATTACACTGCATCAAAAAAATCAAAGATTGCACTTGCTGCCATTGAGGGGAAATTGACCCAGGCCCAGTTAACCAGCGAGTACGGCGTGCATGCTACCCAAATTAAAGCCTGGAAGCAAACGGCATTGCAAGCGATATCTGACGTGTTTTCCAACACTCGCGACAAAGATAAAAAAACACAAACAGAACTTATCGATGCCTTATATGAGGAAATTGGTCGGCTCCAGGCACAATTGTCCTGGTTAAAAAAAAAATTTCCATCTGAGCCTGGATGAAAAACGCAGACTCATCGATAGCAGCGCTGAAATAACGATCCGAGAGCAGTGCATGCTACTCGGATTGAGCGTTTCCAGTTACTATTACAAGGCGTCTTCCATATCAGCAGAAGATGAGCGATTAATGACGCTGCTTGACGAGCATTATCTCCAATATCCCTGTGAAGGCAAAATTAAGCGCGCACAATGGCTATCAAAAGAGGTTGGTTATACTGTTGGTAGACGTCGTATCAAGAGACTCATGGAGGTCATGGGGTTAGAAACCGTCTACCCAAAGCCAAATACAAGCGTACCCAATAAAGAGCACACCGTGTACCCCTATTTATTGCGAGATATCGATATCACAAAACCCGATCAAGTATGGGCGGCGGATATCACATACGTCAGGATGAAAGGCGGTCACGTCTATTTGCTCGCCATTATGGATTGGTATAGCCGCTATGTGGTTCAATGGGCCGTTTCACCAACGCTTGAGGCTGAATTCTGTGTAGAAGCACTTAGAAATGCTTTGCTGAAAGGACGATGTGAAATCTTCAACACTGATCAAGGGTCACAATTCACCTCAAGTGACTGGATAAACACGCTAAAAACCCACAGGATCTCCATCAGTATGGATGGGCGAGGTCGCTACCTTGATAATATTTTTATAGAGCGTTTATGGCGTAGTGTTAAACAAGAAAAACTCTATCGATATTCTTTTGAGTCAATTGAAGAAGTTGAGCTGGCATTATGTGAATACTTTGATTATTATAACCACCGAAGACCGCACCAGTCCTTCAGATATTTCACACCAGCGGACATGTATTTTCAACACCGTAAAAAAACATGAGCTCCGTGTGTCATGGCTTACCCACAGGGTCAACAGGCCTATCCGAGACAATGAAAGCTCTCCTGGCCTATGGACTTGTGGATAAGCCATTCTGAGAGCAAGGTGATTAGACTAACAAGATGGGAATAGCTCTTATTTTCCCTGAATTTTGTTCCAGTGCCCCGGACCTATCTAATACAGCCTGTCGGAGTTCGTTTTTTAGCGCTTCAGACGATAGAATGGCGGCCTCGTCATCAAATACGCCGTATATAATGCCGCAAGAGCCTTACATGCTGGCGTTTCAGTGACTTGTTTTTGGGGGTTATTTTTGACGGACTGAAGCCGTTTCTCATCATCGCTTAATTCTGCCTCTGTCGCATGGGAAATGGTGGTGTTTTCAGTTAATACCATGCGTATTGGTTTTACCAGCCCACTGAGAAGCTCAATCAGAGGTGCCAGATCCCCCATGAAACTTTCTTTGCTCCCTGTCATATATTGCGTGGGATGGCAGCAGACCAGTTTAATCGATAACCCGCCTGCCTCGATAATTCCTCGCAAAATATCCGTTGAGTCAAGATTTTCTAAAGAAAAAGAGATGAAGGTGCAAGAGGTGGGTCACGGTTACTGACCCCCTAAGGTATAATTTCCTGATTTAGATAAACTCTGTTCAGTTATACCGTCAGCATCAGGGAACAGAGGGGCATGAATTGTTGGTGGATCTTGAGTAATCGATGTTGTTGCATCAATTTTTATCTCACGTTCGGGCTCATTGTTTCCAATAGTATGCTGCTCATTGATTTGATTGTCTGTACTGAAGAAATTACGCACATTTTCAATACCAATTTTTATAGAAAAATATGATTTTATTGCAATGAAAGCCGGTATTGTAAAAGGAGAAACGGCCAAGACACCTATTGCTTTTCCAAGATTTCTCGCAATGTAATTCAATCCTATGAGTAAAAAATTAACACCATTAAGTCGATATTGATTCCAAGTAAAAGCAAAACTAGATACTAACTGATTTTTATCAGTAAGACCCATCGCATGCATCGCCCATTGATGAGTTCCTCGTGGAGCAAAATACCCGGGGTTACCAGCTATATAAGTAAATGTAGGTAATTTTATTTTAATATATGGAATGTCTATTGCCTCCAAAGTAGGCATGAGCCACTGAAAACCAAGGGTGTACGCCATTGCTTGCTTACATAATTCAGACGACAAATACAAAGGATAACCAACAACCTTAGTTTTTATATTTGAATAATTATATTTTAAATTTTGTACTTCATTTTCATGGCTTGGCATCTGAATCCCCGTAAAAAACAACAATCTTTGTACATTATACCCAAATTTTATTAAGGAATTATTAGGGCGTGTCATCAATTAACTCGGCCCGAGTTGCTTCAAATGACCTGTTACCGAAGAGGAAGGGTAAAGTGGAACTTCGCATGGATTTATATTTAAAACATCAGCGTATACGTTACCTACGTTATTTTACAGACCGCCGGTTAAGTCCATAACCCCGTAAATTCAAAACTGATTTTTATAGAGGCAGGGCGATTATTGATCTAATAACTTAGATTATATATACCCAAAAAACTTTAGGCTATGCTACACCAAAGGAACAATTTGCAACCGGGGTTTAAATGACAAATAGAAATAAAGATAATGTTTATCAGGTTTATGATGAAATTATTGATTGGTTTGACAATGCTCGCAAAAAAGATCTGAAAATGGAGAAAACTTATTTAAACTTTATTCAAAAGCATCTTCCACGTAACAGCAAAATCCTGGATGTTGGTTGCGGGACGGGAGAGCCTATAGCAAAATTTTTAATTAATGCAGGTTTTGCAGTGACTGGAATAGATGCCAGCAAAAGAATGATTGACAGGTGTAAACAAAGATTTCCAAAGGAACGATGGCTGATAGCTGATATGCGCACGTTAGATTTAAATGAAAAATTTCATCCAGTCATTGCATGGCATAGTTTTTTTCACTTATCCCATGAAAACCAGCGCAGCACATTAAAATTACTGGCGTCTTATGTACATCAAAATGGTTTATTCATTTTTACATCGGGACCCTTTGTACGGGACAAAAAACTTGAAGTAGCTCATTGATTAATAGACAATCCCTGCGTTTCTGTTCAAGGAAAAGGCATGGAGTCATGGAAATCAACGAGCTGAGCGGTATATTAAACGGATATTTTAGTTGGAACAAGGCAAGAATGACCTGTTTCGCCTGTATGCTGGTATCATTGTTCAAAGTAAGAACGGTCAATTTAAGCGAACTGGCCTGTGGCTTTGAAAGCGAGGCAACAATAGAATCGCGCTACAAGCGTATCAAGCGATTTTTCAGGGAATTCACAATATGCTTCACCGCTCTGGCCGGATGGGTGATGACTTTTTTTGATTTTGACCAGACGCCGTTGTATCTCAGCATAGACAGAACAAATTGGCAGTGGGGCAAGCAGGATATCAATATATTAATGCTGTCTATTGCCTACAAAGGGATAGCCATCCCTCTCATGTGGGATTTGCTGCCCAAGCGCGGGAACAGTAATACCACAGAGCGTATAGCCTTACTTAAGCGTTTTATAGAGCAGTTTGGCAAAGAAAGAGTTGCCTGTCTGCTGGCTGACCGAGAGTTTGTTGGAAACGAATGGTTCTCATGGTTGCGTAGTGAAGGGATCTCATTTTGCATTCGAATCAAAAGCAACACTCAAACCAGCAACAGCTTGGGGCTTGACGTTAATGTGGATGCTCTTTTCTACGATCTGAAGCCTGGTGAACAACGAAAACTGAGGGGTGAGCGCAGGCTTTGGAAGCAAAAAGTCTGGTTGAGCGCGCTCCGGCTTACAGATGGTGAATTACTTATTGTTGCAACAGATAAAGAAGTTGATTCACCTATCGAATTGTATGGCCGGCGCTGGGAAATAGAAACCCTGTTTTCCTGCCTGAAATCGCGCGGCTTTAACTTTGAGGACACGCATATTACAAAGCCGGAGCGTATTTCGAAGCTGATAGCACTTTTAAGCATCGGCTTTTGTTGGGCTTATAAAGTAGGTGAATGGCGCAACGAGCAAAAAGCGATCAAAATGAAAAAACATGGTAGAAAAGAGGTCAGTATTTTTCGTTATGGTCTTGATTTTCTACGTGATGCGGCTCTCAATGCAAAGCAGAATATCTTGAGTTTAATTGGTCAGGTGATGGCCTTCTTGAGCATCGAGGCACCGACCGAGGCGTTGATATGATTTTTTGTCCCGTACAGAGATCGGGACCAGAATACGGTGAAGTTTGGAGTGATAATGGGGGGCATGAGCTATATCATGCATCACTCTCTACTGAAGAATATCAACAACTCCTTATCGATAATCATTTTAAAGTATTGGTACAGATCCAGATTGCGGTGAAGCGACCGTTTGGGTTGCACAAAAAAGCCAGTTGCCTTAGCGAGCAGAATCTGCTCTGCGCCTTATTAGATTAAGTCTGATTATCTATATTAAGGGAACCCTCGGGAGAATCGTTCATAACGTTCACAACGCAGAGCAGGATCGTAATATTTCCGCTCCCTGACGGTCACGACTCGGATGGATTACTCTAAATCGCCTGTAAAACAGACCATAACCCCTCGATCTGCATCGCGGGGTTGCTGTCGCCAATCAGGAAATCTGGCAGGACAAGTTGGTTTTAGGTTTAAACAGATCGGGGTTATTGGTTTTAATCTTAAGCGCTTCTTCTGCCGGTAGTTGCACTCCAAGAAACTTGATATCAACATGGCAAGTTCGCTTTTCGCCTCCGTCTGTTGAAGGTAT from the Legionella geestiana genome contains:
- a CDS encoding class I SAM-dependent methyltransferase — translated: MTNRNKDNVYQVYDEIIDWFDNARKKDLKMEKTYLNFIQKHLPRNSKILDVGCGTGEPIAKFLINAGFAVTGIDASKRMIDRCKQRFPKERWLIADMRTLDLNEKFHPVIAWHSFFHLSHENQRSTLKLLASYVHQNGLFIFTSGPFVRDKKLEVAH
- a CDS encoding IS3 family transposase; the protein is MREQCMLLGLSVSSYYYKASSISAEDERLMTLLDEHYLQYPCEGKIKRAQWLSKEVGYTVGRRRIKRLMEVMGLETVYPKPNTSVPNKEHTVYPYLLRDIDITKPDQVWAADITYVRMKGGHVYLLAIMDWYSRYVVQWAVSPTLEAEFCVEALRNALLKGRCEIFNTDQGSQFTSSDWINTLKTHRISISMDGRGRYLDNIFIERLWRSVKQEKLYRYSFESIEEVELALCEYFDYYNHRRPHQSFRYFTPADMYFQHRKKT
- a CDS encoding IS4 family transposase; the encoded protein is MEINELSGILNGYFSWNKARMTCFACMLVSLFKVRTVNLSELACGFESEATIESRYKRIKRFFREFTICFTALAGWVMTFFDFDQTPLYLSIDRTNWQWGKQDINILMLSIAYKGIAIPLMWDLLPKRGNSNTTERIALLKRFIEQFGKERVACLLADREFVGNEWFSWLRSEGISFCIRIKSNTQTSNSLGLDVNVDALFYDLKPGEQRKLRGERRLWKQKVWLSALRLTDGELLIVATDKEVDSPIELYGRRWEIETLFSCLKSRGFNFEDTHITKPERISKLIALLSIGFCWAYKVGEWRNEQKAIKMKKHGRKEVSIFRYGLDFLRDAALNAKQNILSLIGQVMAFLSIEAPTEALI